In Formosa haliotis, the sequence AGTTACCTTATACTACCGGCAATATATTCTAGACTTAAAAGTAAAGACCTTTTAAACTTACTCCCAGAGGAGCTTAAAAATTATTTACAATACATTTCCGATTTAAATACCGACCGAAACAACACACTTTTAGAAGAAGTTAAACTCATTAGCAAGTGGTTTAGTTTAGAACAAATAGAACACGTTTTTTTAAAAGGAACTGCTATGATAGCCTCTAATTATTACAAAGACAACACAGAACGTATGATTGGCGACATCGATGTTTTAGTTCCTAAAAACCAAAGCCAGAAAGCCTTCGATTTACTCTTAAGCAAAGGTTATACCTATGCATCGACACCTACTATAAATCCAAAGTATTTTGAAGACAAACACTTATACCGGTTAGCATCTAAAGCACATATTGGAGCAGTAGAAATTCATTTCAAACTTCTAGATAAAGATCAGAAAGATTTTGAACCTCGTGATGTTTTAGCAGATAAACAATTTGTTGGCACCGATAATATACCAATAGCAAGTGTAAAACATTTAGTGTTGCACAATATTCTCAACTTTCAAATAAACGATAAAGGGTCTTATTATAATTTTATTGGACTGAAAAATTATTTTGACACCTTGGTCTTACTCCCTAGATTGAACACTTCAGATTTAGCTTCTATTACAAAAAATGTCTATGTTAGAGATAATATTAACTTGGGCACATTATATTTTAAGGAATTTCCTTCCCTTAAAAAAACGATTAGAGAACGCTTAAAACTAAATACCTATAGGTTTATAAGCTCCAATCGTCGGGCTAAAAGCCTACATTATAAATCTCTTGCCTATTTCGATTTGTCTAAACTCTTGTTACATCGTACTTGGTTCTTTATTAAAAACAAAAATTACAGAAAAGATGTTTTGAACGATAAAGAGCGCATTACTGAATTTATAAAATCTAAATTATAACCACGTTATAATTAAATCAATGTTGTTCTAATTGACTTACTACATCTGCTTTTTCTATAAAACCAAAATTACTCCACACTAGATTCTTATTCTTATAAAGTTGTAGAACGGGTAATGCATCAACTCCCAAAATTTTACATAATGCCTTATTTTTATCGACATCGATACGCACAACCTCTACCGTAGTTTTCATATCTAACGAAATTTCCTTTAAATAAGGTTCCATCTTTTTACATGGCGCACACCAATCGGCATAGAAATCGACTAAAACTAATTTATCAGGTTCCAATAGCTTGTCAAACTCCTGCTTTGTCATGCCTTCGCTAGAATTACTAGGCGTCATTTCAGGTAAGTTTTTACTGCGCCATTTCATTAATCCGCCATCTAGTTCATAAACCTTAGTAAATCCATCTAAACGCATCTGAGAGGCTGCTTTTGCACTTCGTGCACCACTTAAACAATACACCAAAATCGCTTCTGTTTTATCTAACCTTGCTGTTTCGTTTTGAAAACTATCGGCCTTCCAATCTACATTTTTAGCATTGGCTATATGTCCGCTATCATATTCTGAAGGCGTTCGCACATCGATAAGCGGAATTTCTGGGTGCTCAGTTATCATTTTAGCAAAATCGGAAACCGACAATGTTGTATTTTCAGTTTGTGCTAGAGTCATTTGCCATGTAAAAACTACTACGAAGGTTAAAAGATATTGGATCTGTTTTATCATGATATATATTTTATAATAGCGTTTTTATTGAACCAAATATGTGGTTATATTACAAATAAAGCGCAATTAACAAAATTAAGTTAATTACGCTTTTATTGTGACCGCGAAGGGATTCGAACCCCCAACCCTCAGAGCCGAAATCTGATATTCTATCCAGTTGAACTACGCAGCCATTTATTTATTGTTAGTTGTTAGTTGTTAGAACATACTATTTTCCAACTCTAATATCTAAAAACAACTAAGCCAACTTTGCTTTAACAATATTCGAAATGGTTTTACCATCTGCTTTTCCTGCTAATTGAGCGCTAACGATTCCCATTACTTTCCCCATATCTTTCATGCCTTGGGCTCCCGTTTCTGAAATGGTTTGTAATACTACTTTTTCTATATCTTCATCACTAAGTTGTTCTGGTAAAAACTGACTTATCACCTCGGCCTGAGCTAATTCTGGCTCAGCCAAATCGGCACGATTTTGTTCTGTATAAATAGCAGCACTATCCTTACGTTGCTTAACTAATTTAGATAATATTTTTATTTCTTGCTCTTCAGAAATCTCTTCCTTAGAACCTGTTTCTGTTTGTGCTAATAATAATTCAGACTTTACCGCTCTTAACGCAGCTAAAGCCGTTTGGTCTTTTGCTTTCATGGCAGTTTTCATAGCTGTCATGATATTTTGTTGTAAACCCATAATTGTAATTTGTTGCGAAGATAAAAATAAAAACCCAGAAATCTCT encodes:
- a CDS encoding nucleotidyltransferase family protein, with the translated sequence MKAFQNTLHHIASILSFENNREQLKLQIENKTIDWDNIVKVASSYLILPAIYSRLKSKDLLNLLPEELKNYLQYISDLNTDRNNTLLEEVKLISKWFSLEQIEHVFLKGTAMIASNYYKDNTERMIGDIDVLVPKNQSQKAFDLLLSKGYTYASTPTINPKYFEDKHLYRLASKAHIGAVEIHFKLLDKDQKDFEPRDVLADKQFVGTDNIPIASVKHLVLHNILNFQINDKGSYYNFIGLKNYFDTLVLLPRLNTSDLASITKNVYVRDNINLGTLYFKEFPSLKKTIRERLKLNTYRFISSNRRAKSLHYKSLAYFDLSKLLLHRTWFFIKNKNYRKDVLNDKERITEFIKSKL
- a CDS encoding GatB/YqeY domain-containing protein gives rise to the protein MGLQQNIMTAMKTAMKAKDQTALAALRAVKSELLLAQTETGSKEEISEEQEIKILSKLVKQRKDSAAIYTEQNRADLAEPELAQAEVISQFLPEQLSDEDIEKVVLQTISETGAQGMKDMGKVMGIVSAQLAGKADGKTISNIVKAKLA
- a CDS encoding thioredoxin domain-containing protein, with translation MIKQIQYLLTFVVVFTWQMTLAQTENTTLSVSDFAKMITEHPEIPLIDVRTPSEYDSGHIANAKNVDWKADSFQNETARLDKTEAILVYCLSGARSAKAASQMRLDGFTKVYELDGGLMKWRSKNLPEMTPSNSSEGMTKQEFDKLLEPDKLVLVDFYADWCAPCKKMEPYLKEISLDMKTTVEVVRIDVDKNKALCKILGVDALPVLQLYKNKNLVWSNFGFIEKADVVSQLEQH